The DNA window TACATCGAAGCGACGGCGAACGAAACCGAAACCCGGTTGTTGGCGGGTCTGCGCAAAGCGTGCCCGGAACTACCCCAGGACATTTCGCTGAAAGAAGCCATCGCCCGCCTGCGACTGGGGCAGAGCACCCGCGCCTCGCGCAAGGTGGTGCTGATCATTGACCAGTTCGAGCAATGGCTGTACGCCCGCAATGATTACAGCAACACCGAGCTAGCCGACGCTTTGCGGCAGTGCGACGGCGGCAACGTGCAGGCGGTGGTGATGGTGCGCGATGATTTTTGGCTGGCGGTTAGCCGTCTGTTTCTCGATCTCGACATTCGGCTGTTGGATGGCGAAAACAGCAAGCTGGTCGACCTGTTTGACCTGCTGCACGCCCGGAAGGTGCTGGCCGAGTTCGGCCGCGCTTTCGGCCGCCTGCCGGACAACCTGGGGCAACTCGACGGCGAACAGGAGCGATTCCTGGATGATGCGGTGACAGGACTTGCCACCGACGGCAAGGTGATCTCGGTGCGACTGGCGCTTTTCTCCGAGATGGTGAAAGGGAAAGCCTGGACGCCCGAAACCTTGAAACAACTGGGCGGCATCTCCGGCGTGGGGCTGGCGTTTTTGGAAGAAACATTTAGCGCCTCGTCGGCTCCGCCCGCGCATCGGCATCACCAGCGTGCGGCCCGGGCGGTGCTGCAAGAGTTGCTGCCAGGCGAAGGTACAAACATCAAAGGCCACTGGCGGTCGCAGCAGCAACTGCTGGCAGCCTCGGGCTACGCCAGTCGCGAACGGGACTTTGGCGATCTGCTGCGGATCCTGGACACCGAACTGCGGCTGATCACGCCCACGGACCCGGAACGCGCAGCGGCCGAGCAGGAAGCCAGCGAGGCTGCTGGCGTCAAGGCCGAAGGCGGTTCGCATTTCCAGCTCACGCACGACTACCTGGTGCCTGCGCTTCGCGAATGGCTGACCCGCAAACAAAAAGAGACCCGTCGCGGCCGCGCGGAACTACGACTCGAAGAACGGGCGGCACTGTGGAACGTCAAACAGGAAAATCGCTACCTGCCGAATTTGTGGGAATGGGCGAACATCCGAGTTCTCACGAACAAACGAAAGTGGTCCGCGCCGCAGCAACAAATAATGCGCAAGGCGGCCCGCGTGCATCGAATTCGCGGTGAATTGACAATCGGCATCCTGCTCGTAGCGGGAGTCGTGATGGGACGTATCTGGGCGGCGGATCAATACGAGCGACTGCAACAGGCCGTAGAGACACTGGCCAATGCACCCGACTCCAGAATCCCCAGCGCGATAGACAATCTCGGCGACTTTCCCCGTAGTATGGTGCTTGCGGAACTCAAGAAACAGTTCTCAGATAACCAGGACAGTCGGCTACAGGCATTGGCCATGATCGAGAATGGAAAAGTCAAAGAACAGTTCGTCGATACGTCAAGTCGGAGACTGGCGTTGTCCTGCGGTCTGGCCGAATATGGAGAGGTCAAAGTTGATTTCCTACTGTCAAGCCTATCCACACGTTCCGCCGGGTGCGAAATCATCGTCGCCGCTTTCGCTAAACTACCGAAGGAAGATCGCCAGAAAGTGATTCGTCGCCATGTGAGTTGGTCGCCAGAAGCAAAGGCCAAAATGGCGATTGTGGCCTTACATTTGGGCGAGTCGACCAACGCCAGCGAGATTCATCGGATCGAAGGGCGCAACGACCCGACACAGCAAACAGTATTTGTGCATGACGTTTTCCCCACATGGCATGGTGACTTGCTCCACTTGGCGGACGAACTTCAAGACATTGAGGACGGACCGCTTCGCTCGGGTATCGCGCTTTCGATCGGAAACATTTTTGGTCGCCAACTGGTTGGTACTGCAAAGGATCGCTGGGCGCAAATACTGTCCACCTGGTACCAGGAAGCCTCCGACTCCGGCACACACAGCGCGGCTGGCTGGGCGCTGAAAAAAGTGAGTCGTCAACCGTCGCTCACTCCCGACACTAGCGACCCGACAGATCGCGACTGGAAGATCACCCCGCACGGCTTCACAATGGTTCGGATTCCCGCCGGTCAGATTGAGATACGTCATGAGGACAACAGGCAGAAAAAACTGATAAAATTGACCAGCGACTTCTGGCTCAGCGACGTCGAGGTTTCCGTGGGCTTGTTTCAGGAGTTTATGGACGACAAGACGTACACGGAACTCAAGCCGGGGCGTTGGGCCGTTTACAGCAAAACCAATGCCACACCCAAATGTCCGGCTCAGGAAATGAGCTGGGAAGACGCGGTGCTGTTTTGCAATTGGCTCACCAGCAAGGAACAGGGGCGGACGCCCTGTTACAAGATTGAAGTGATCGAAGGAACGAATGCTGAATCAAGGATGACCTTGAAGTGCCAGCTATTACCGGAGGGTACGGGTTATCGCCTGCCCACGGATGCCGAATGGGAATACGCGTGCCGGGCAGAAACTACGACACGTTTCTGCTTTGGCAGCGATGGTTCAAAGTTGTCACATTACAGTCAGGTTGACTCATTGGGCACCGCTTATGTTGGATCACGAATGTGTAATCGCTGGGGACTGTTCGACATGCACGGAAACGTGGCTGAATGGGTGTGTGATCGAGACAAAGATTCAGACCTCCGCCCGGTGATCCGCGGTGGAAGCTTCTTCGGTGCCGCCAGTGGTTGCCAGTCGTCGAAGCGTGAACTGAGCTACCCGTCATATCGGAGCCACGAAGTGGGGTTCCGCGTGGCAAGCGGAGCGGAATAAACCAACGAAAGGTCTGGCAGAGTTTGAAAGCGGCGGTGAGGTCTCCAAGGTGGTCCACGCCGAGGATAAATCGAAACGCGAAGCGTGGGTCAGCGATCAAGAGGCCGACCGGACGCGTGGACACGGTCATCCGCGGCGGGAATCGCTTGGCCCGAGCGGCTGAGCAAGCCGGGAGCTGGTCCGCCTCGGGACGGGAGACGGCGACTGCGGCGGTTGGATATTTCCAAAACAACCGCCAGCGGATGCGTTACGACGAGTATCTCTCGCAAAGCTATCCAATCGGCAGCGGTATCGCAGAAGGACCTTGCCGTACCCTAGCGAAAGACCGACTTGAGAGCACGGGCGTCTTCCCGGCGCGCAGGCAATGCTCAAAACAAGGGCCCTCTATCCGGGAAGGCCGCATAGCCAGACATCTGGCGAATGTGGAAGTTAATCGTATGCCAAGGTCTCACGAGACAACACAGGCAGTCTACGGCACTTGCGTAGGGTAGCCGTCACGACGTATACCTAAAAAGGTATAAACTGTATCCTCAATTTGCTCTGAAACAAAGTGAACGCTTCCGTCACACATGGTGAACTGAGCCCCGCCAGGATGCTGACTGCTGAAACCGACGCGACCGTCCCGATTCGGCCCGTAGAAGACGATGCCAAGATTTTGCGGGGCTACCTCTGGCGACGAATAAGCAGCAGTAGCAGCAAAAGTGTAATCGCCATTGCCGGCGCCTGCCCAAGCGGTGTCACCGCCCGAATTCGGAAGATCGTACAAATCGTGGCCAACTTTGGGAGCGGGATTGCTGACTGACTTGTTGTGCCGCTCGCCAACCAGGAAGGTGTTCGCTGCACCATCGGTGATGTGCTTAAATCCAATGGCGCTGTTGGAAAATAGAACTCCACTGCCTTCGTGTGTGGAGTAAAAAACAGTGTGTTTATAAGGGTCTACAGAGGCCAGACCGTAGTTGCCAATGTAGCTCGCTCGGTGCATCTGGTGTGAGCCGCCCGAGAAATACTGGATATTGCCTTTGGCTTTGTTATCCGAAGGGCAGATAAATGCCTTGAGTCGAACATGGGCTTTGTTAGCCGCGTTCCAACTAAAGAGACCTTCGTCCGAATAGATTTGGGGACGCATGAGGTTGTAAAGAGCGGATTGCTCGATGTGGGGCAAACAGTGCACAGCCCAACCGGTGCCGCAACGCGATGTACTTTTCTTTACTGTTAGCCCACTGCAAAAAGACTTATTTGCATCGGCGTAGCCCTGGAGTGCTAAACCAATTTGCTTTAAGCGACTTTGGCAGTTTGCGCGGCGGGCTGCTTCACGAGCCATTTGCACAGCCGGCAACAGCAATGCGACCAATGCACCAATGATCGCGATCACGACAAGGACTTCCACAAGTGTGAAACCGAGCCTACGAGATGAGAATTTGTGTAGCATTTATTTCATTCCCCGAAAATAAAAATTGCACGAACACATCTAACTCAGATGCAGCGTAGCATCTCCTGCTGGTGAATGCACCCCCGTTCGCGGGGATGCTCGCGATGGTCGTTCGAGGCGACAGCCACGCAACTAATCTTGGATTTGCTCCGCAAACTCCCAATAATACGCTGTGAATGCCGTGAATACTGGCGGACAGAATGAGTAGCGGTTTCAGAGCCGCTGCTCACGTGGATTCGCCGTAAGTCGTACCGCTGCTGACGTCCGTTCCGAGCGAGTGGAGGATAAAGCAAGACCGCCGTCAATTATTCGACGGATCTCGCCGTACCCGCCGCCGCGATTTCGACTCACCGCTGGCGTACTGATAAATCCCGGGCTCATTCGCCGAAAGACATCGCCCGCCCAGGTCCGTGTGGGCGTCTCGATTGTGGGTGGGAAATTTGCTCTGATGAGGGGGTGTCGATTTTTCGTCCCGATTTCCAGCTTGTGGAGAATGGTGTCATGGCGAAGTTGAACGGCTCTCTGACGAAGGCGGCGGAGTTGAGTCCTGAGCAGCAGGAACGCGCGGACCTTATTTTGCAACATCTGCGGGCGAATGCGGACAAGCATCTTGTGGAACTGTCGGTGCTGCTGGCCTCCAAACCCGACAGTCAAATCTTCGGCAAAACAGAGTTCGAAGCGCGCGACATTGTGCATCGAATCGGAGCCCAGGCGATACAAGCCGCGGTCGACGCCGCGGCAAAAAAAGGGGTACTAGGGTGCTAGCCCTTAAACAAGCGTATGGCGGTTCTGGCCTGGCGTGATTTTGTGGGCTGGGGCTCGCGCAGGTGTTTGCGGTCCAGCGGGGCTGGTGGGGTTGGTTGGGTTGAGGCGTCGGGCATGTGGGGCGGTTTTCGGGGGTGAGGCGCGGCGGCGTCAGCGCGTCCGGACGCTGACTTCTTGGTAAGCGTTGTCAACAGCGGAGCGGGCGATGGACGTTCTGCACGATCAACAGCAGGTAGTCCAGCGTCGGACGATAGCTCAGCAACCGATAGACGATCTGCCGTCCGCCGCGAATGATCTGCGCGGGCACCATTAACACGCGATCGCGAAACGTCGTGAAGTCCATCGCCAGCAGTGCGGCCTTCTGGCGCGTTTGTTCCGCCCTCGAGTCGCCGTTGCCGGCAGGCTGGATACTCAGCGTTGCCCAGGCTTTCAAACTCCAGGCCAGCGAGGCGATCACCATGTACGCCCAGTTGCTCAGCAGGTTGTCCAGCGGCGCCGACAACGCACACTGCTTAAGTTGCGCGATGTTGTTCTCCTGGTTGCAGCGAGCGTTCGCATCCCGCACCACCTGTCGGGCCGACTTGTCGACCTTCATCGCGTTGGTGATATAGAAGAAGTACACCGGCGCCTCGTGATCGAATAATCGCAACTGCCCGCGCTTCTGACGCACTTCCTTTTTGAGCGCGATGATGCGGTAAGAGCGGCCGCACTTGCCCGGCTGATAGTCGAACTCGGCGATCTGCTCGGAGACGAGCTTCTTGTTGAGGTAGCCGTTCTGCTCGACGATTTGTTCTTTACAACGCGGCCGTGTGGCGCGACTTGAGTGCGGTTTGTGTTTGCGGCGGTGAAGCGTTTTCCACTCGGTTTCTGCGAGGGTTTTCGCGATTCCGACCAGATTGGGCATGGCGTCGATCCCGAACACAAACTCAACGTTCTGCTCGCTCCAGCGATCGAAGTTCTCCGTCAGGGCGAAGTCCGTGTCGCCCCGCAGGACCACCTTGCGGAAGCCCGCTTTGCGGCAGCGCTCAACCGCCAGGTCGAAGAAGAACGCGGCGTTTTCATGGCTGGGACGATTGCCGCTGCGGTTGACGATGAACAGCGGCTCCCGGGTGTTGGCCAGCGTGACGACCAGCGGATGATAGCCCCACTCCCCTTTATAGTTGATGCCGATGCCCTGTTTCTTCTCGGCCGAGGTCTGCACCTGGGCGCCGTCGGCCTCGATGATGGCGCAGTCGAAGAAGCCGTCGGGCTGCTCTTTCCAGACCCGCTCGCGGACCTGATTGAAGCCATTCATCAGCCGCAGGATATCCATCTCTTGAAAGCGGCGGCAGAAGTCGCCAGCAGTCGTCGGATCGGGAATCCGCTCCGCGCCGAGCGCGTTGAGATACGCCTCGTCGCAGCGGCGATCTTCGAGATGCTCCAGACAACCGCCGCCGGCCAGCAGGTTCAGGGCGATGTTGAGCACATGGTCGGCCTCATCGTACGGACGATGCAGCTTGAGCAGCGTGATCGAATCGTTGATCGCCTGCCGCAAGTCCAGTCGCCGGGCCGTCTGCACCAGGGCGCCCAAACCGCCGGCGGCGATCGCTTGTTGCCGGTCGGCGAGTTCGTAAACGATTTTCTCGGGAACGATCATCGGCGACTGGCCGGACCCGTTCTGGGGATCAATCCTGCGCTGCATTCTCTGCTTGCGTCGCTGCGCTTTTGGTCGTATCTTTGTCTTCACTCGAAAACCCTTTCTGGCGTGCGTAATTGTTTTGATTGGCATCACCAATTTACGCAAAAACGCCGAGGGTTTTCGAGTTTTTTCGTCTCCGCATCAAGCGGCTTACGCTGGGTTAAGGCCTAGTCCTTAAACAAGCGTATGGCGGTTCTGGCCTGGCGTGATTTTGTGGGCTGGGGCTCGCGCAGGTGTTTGCGGTCCAGCGGCGCTGGTGGGGGATGGTTGGATTGAGGCGTCGGGCATGTGGGGCGGCTTTCGGGGTGAGGCGTGGCGGCGGCGTCAGCGCGTCCGGACGCTGACTTCGGGGGAGGCGTCGTCAACAGCGGAGCGGGCGATGGACGTTTCGCACGATCAACAGCAGGTAGTCCAGCGTCGGACGATAGCTCAGCAACCGATAGACGATCTGCCGGCCGCTGCGAATGATCTGCGCCGGGACCATCAGCACCCTATCACGAAACGTCGTGAAGTCCATCGCCAGCAGTGCGGCCTTCTGGCGCGTTTGTTCCGCCCTCGATTCGCCGTTGCCGGCAGGCTGGATACTCAGCGCCGCCCAGGCTTTCAAGCTCCAGGCCAGCGAGGCAATCACCATGTACGCCCAGTTGCTCAGCAGGTTGTCCAGCGGCGCCGACAACGCACATTGCTTGAGCTGCGCGATGTTGTTCTCCTGATTGCAGCGCGCGTTCGCATCCAGCACCACCTGCCGGGCCGACTTGTCAGCCTTTGTCGCGTTGGTGATATAGAAGAAGTACACCGGCTTCTCGTGGTCGAACAGCCGCAACTGGCCGCGTTTCTGATGCACTTCCTTTTTGAGCGCGATGATGCGGTAAGAACGGCCGCACTTGCCCGGCTGATAGTCGAACTCGGCGATCTGCTCGGAGACGAGCTTCTTGTTGAGGTAGCCGTTCTGCTCGACGATTTGTTCTTTACAACGCGGCCGTGTGGCGCGCCTTGAGGGCGGTTTGTGTTTGCGGCGGTGAAGCGTTTTCCACTCGGTTTCTGCGAGGGTTTTCGCGATTCCGACCAGCTTGGGCATGGCGTCGATGCCGAACACAAACTCAACGTTCTGCTCGCTCCAGCGATCGAAGTTCTCCGTCAGGGCGAAGTCCGTGTCGCCCCGCAGGACCACCTTGCGGAAGCCCGCTTTGCGGCAGCGCTCAACCGCCAGGTCGAAGAAGAACGCGGCGTT is part of the Lignipirellula cremea genome and encodes:
- a CDS encoding bifunctional serine/threonine-protein kinase/formylglycine-generating enzyme family protein, translating into MDQSANLREQLDLIADEFEAAWRSGERPRIEDYLERLSVAQRGELFEELLAVEVELRRAAGETVAAEQYQTRFSEHGERISRAFELAESRSQSSREEGVLETHSVVGAAPDETDSTIAVTMGGDGAETKTNAVLQFGRYRVEKLLGKGGFGEVYLAVDEELRRQVAVKVASRVIGDADADAYLSEARIVATLDHPHIVPVYDVGRAAKGQVYVVSKYIEGSDLAERLHSDRPLPRRSVELIATLADALNYAHTQGLVHRDVKPGNILLDLQGQAYLCDFGLALQEEQYGQGPTFAGTPAYMSPEQARDEGHLVDGRSDIYSLGVVLYELLTGQRPFSGGISELLTQVAHSEPKPPRQIDDSLPPELERITLKCLAKRASDRYTTAADLAEDLRAFLAGKTAEQQHEARIVPKGLRSFDASDSDFFLDLLPGARDRSGLPDSITFWKRRLEDRDPDQTFRVGLMYGPSGCGKSSLVKAGLLPKLAENVRTVYIEATANETETRLLAGLRKACPELPQDISLKEAIARLRLGQSTRASRKVVLIIDQFEQWLYARNDYSNTELADALRQCDGGNVQAVVMVRDDFWLAVSRLFLDLDIRLLDGENSKLVDLFDLLHARKVLAEFGRAFGRLPDNLGQLDGEQERFLDDAVTGLATDGKVISVRLALFSEMVKGKAWTPETLKQLGGISGVGLAFLEETFSASSAPPAHRHHQRAARAVLQELLPGEGTNIKGHWRSQQQLLAASGYASRERDFGDLLRILDTELRLITPTDPERAAAEQEASEAAGVKAEGGSHFQLTHDYLVPALREWLTRKQKETRRGRAELRLEERAALWNVKQENRYLPNLWEWANIRVLTNKRKWSAPQQQIMRKAARVHRIRGELTIGILLVAGVVMGRIWAADQYERLQQAVETLANAPDSRIPSAIDNLGDFPRSMVLAELKKQFSDNQDSRLQALAMIENGKVKEQFVDTSSRRLALSCGLAEYGEVKVDFLLSSLSTRSAGCEIIVAAFAKLPKEDRQKVIRRHVSWSPEAKAKMAIVALHLGESTNASEIHRIEGRNDPTQQTVFVHDVFPTWHGDLLHLADELQDIEDGPLRSGIALSIGNIFGRQLVGTAKDRWAQILSTWYQEASDSGTHSAAGWALKKVSRQPSLTPDTSDPTDRDWKITPHGFTMVRIPAGQIEIRHEDNRQKKLIKLTSDFWLSDVEVSVGLFQEFMDDKTYTELKPGRWAVYSKTNATPKCPAQEMSWEDAVLFCNWLTSKEQGRTPCYKIEVIEGTNAESRMTLKCQLLPEGTGYRLPTDAEWEYACRAETTTRFCFGSDGSKLSHYSQVDSLGTAYVGSRMCNRWGLFDMHGNVAEWVCDRDKDSDLRPVIRGGSFFGAASGCQSSKRELSYPSYRSHEVGFRVASGAE
- a CDS encoding DUF1559 domain-containing protein, which gives rise to MLHKFSSRRLGFTLVEVLVVIAIIGALVALLLPAVQMAREAARRANCQSRLKQIGLALQGYADANKSFCSGLTVKKSTSRCGTGWAVHCLPHIEQSALYNLMRPQIYSDEGLFSWNAANKAHVRLKAFICPSDNKAKGNIQYFSGGSHQMHRASYIGNYGLASVDPYKHTVFYSTHEGSGVLFSNSAIGFKHITDGAANTFLVGERHNKSVSNPAPKVGHDLYDLPNSGGDTAWAGAGNGDYTFAATAAYSSPEVAPQNLGIVFYGPNRDGRVGFSSQHPGGAQFTMCDGSVHFVSEQIEDTVYTFLGIRRDGYPTQVP
- a CDS encoding IS1380 family transposase, producing MQRRIDPQNGSGQSPMIVPEKIVYELADRQQAIAAGGLGALVQTARRLDLRQAINDSITLLKLHRPYDEADHVLNIALNLLAGGGCLEHLEDRRCDEAYLNALGAERIPDPTTAGDFCRRFQEMDILRLMNGFNQVRERVWKEQPDGFFDCAIIEADGAQVQTSAEKKQGIGINYKGEWGYHPLVVTLANTREPLFIVNRSGNRPSHENAAFFFDLAVERCRKAGFRKVVLRGDTDFALTENFDRWSEQNVEFVFGIDAMPNLVGIAKTLAETEWKTLHRRKHKPHSSRATRPRCKEQIVEQNGYLNKKLVSEQIAEFDYQPGKCGRSYRIIALKKEVRQKRGQLRLFDHEAPVYFFYITNAMKVDKSARQVVRDANARCNQENNIAQLKQCALSAPLDNLLSNWAYMVIASLAWSLKAWATLSIQPAGNGDSRAEQTRQKAALLAMDFTTFRDRVLMVPAQIIRGGRQIVYRLLSYRPTLDYLLLIVQNVHRPLRC
- a CDS encoding IS1380 family transposase, producing the protein MPIKTITHARKGFRVKRKIRPKAQRRKQRMQRRIDPQNGSGQSPMIVPEKIVYELADRQQAIAAGGLGALVQTARRLDLRQAINNSITLLKLHRPYDEADHVLNIALNLLAGGGCLEHLEDRRCDEAYLNALGAERIPDPTTAGDFCRRFQEMDILRLMNGFNQVRERVWKEQPDGFFDCAIIEADGTQVQTSAEKKQGIGINYKGEWGYHPLVVTLANTREPLFIVNRSGNRPSHENAAFFFDLAVERCRKAGFRKVVLRGDTDFALTENFDRWSEQNVEFVFGIDAMPKLVGIAKTLAETEWKTLHRRKHKPPSRRATRPRCKEQIVEQNGYLNKKLVSEQIAEFDYQPGKCGRSYRIIALKKEVHQKRGQLRLFDHEKPVYFFYITNATKADKSARQVVLDANARCNQENNIAQLKQCALSAPLDNLLSNWAYMVIASLAWSLKAWAALSIQPAGNGESRAEQTRQKAALLAMDFTTFRDRVLMVPAQIIRSGRQIVYRLLSYRPTLDYLLLIVRNVHRPLRC